A stretch of the Planktothricoides raciborskii GIHE-MW2 genome encodes the following:
- a CDS encoding Uma2 family endonuclease, translated as MVQAPVKPNSETLSLQLPKTLGLYVTQEQFAALAIANQDLQLERTAQGELIVNPPTGWETGKRNSSITGQLDRWDEENENLGQVFDSSTAFILPNGATRSPDASWVSQARWDALTPEQTSTFANICPDFVVELRSGSDSLKPLQEKMQEYMDNGAKLGWLIDPQNRQVEIYRPGLEVEVLANPTELSGEEVLPGFVLNLRRVWG; from the coding sequence ATGGTACAAGCACCCGTAAAACCAAACAGCGAAACTCTATCGCTTCAGTTACCAAAAACCCTTGGGCTTTATGTCACCCAAGAACAATTTGCTGCCCTGGCAATAGCTAATCAAGATTTACAACTAGAACGAACCGCGCAAGGAGAATTAATCGTGAATCCACCAACCGGCTGGGAAACGGGAAAACGAAATAGCAGCATTACCGGACAACTCGATCGCTGGGATGAAGAGAATGAAAATTTGGGGCAGGTTTTTGATTCTTCCACTGCTTTTATTTTACCCAATGGTGCAACTCGTTCCCCGGATGCTTCTTGGGTAAGTCAAGCCCGTTGGGACGCATTGACTCCAGAACAAACAAGCACTTTTGCTAATATTTGCCCGGATTTTGTCGTGGAATTGCGATCGGGTTCCGATAGTCTTAAGCCCCTGCAAGAGAAAATGCAAGAATATATGGATAATGGGGCAAAACTGGGTTGGTTAATCGATCCACAAAATCGTCAAGTGGAAATTTATCGGCCAGGGTTAGAAGTAGAAGTATTGGCAAATCCCACCGAGTTATCTGGGGAAGAAGTATTACCGGGTTTTGTGTTGAATTTGCGGCGGGTTTGGGGGTAA
- a CDS encoding Uma2 family endonuclease produces the protein MVQAPVKSNSETLSLQLPKTIGLYVTQEQFAALAIANQDLQLERTAQGELIVNPPTGWQTGERNSNISGELYLWWRNCGEPGKIFDSSTAFILPNGATRSPDASWVSQARWDALTPEQTSTFANICPDFVVELRSGSDSLKPLQEKMQEYMDNGAKLGWLIDPQNRQVEIYRPGLEVEVLANPTELSGEEVLPGFVLNLRRVWG, from the coding sequence ATGGTACAAGCACCCGTAAAATCAAACAGCGAAACTCTATCGCTTCAGTTACCAAAAACCATTGGGCTTTATGTCACCCAAGAACAATTTGCTGCCCTGGCAATAGCTAATCAAGATTTACAACTAGAACGAACCGCGCAAGGAGAATTAATCGTGAATCCACCTACTGGCTGGCAAACCGGAGAACGTAATAGCAATATTTCTGGAGAGTTGTATCTATGGTGGCGCAATTGCGGCGAACCGGGGAAAATTTTTGATTCTTCTACTGCTTTTATTTTACCCAATGGTGCAACTCGTTCCCCGGATGCTTCTTGGGTAAGTCAAGCCCGTTGGGACGCATTGACTCCAGAACAAACAAGCACTTTTGCTAATATTTGCCCGGATTTTGTCGTGGAATTGCGATCGGGTTCCGATAGTCTTAAGCCCCTGCAAGAGAAAATGCAAGAATATATGGATAATGGGGCAAAACTGGGTTGGTTAATCGATCCACAAAATCGTCAAGTGGAAATTTATCGGCCAGGGTTAGAAGTAGAAGTATTGGCAAATCCCACCGAGTTATCTGGGGAAGAAGTATTACCGGGTTTTGTGTTGAATTTGCGGCGGGTTTGGGGGTAA